A window of the Desulfomonilaceae bacterium genome harbors these coding sequences:
- a CDS encoding 3'-5' exonuclease codes for MKDCDRPLEKSRLIVFDTELTGLNPRRDEIVSIGAIMVENLRIIPDQSFYSIIRPEGIGKASTATFIHRITPENLTDAPPLKDVLNKFLKFCGNSILVGHQLQIDRPFILRACKQVAGYPMTNAFVDTIQLARLCRTKLFQSESNMPHKDTSYNLGFLARRLGLPLFRSHDALGDALQTSYLLLKLLCLLKTEGISTCRELCVLGSPTWFQSCRYRWGMKSD; via the coding sequence TTGAAGGATTGTGACCGCCCGCTTGAAAAATCGAGGTTAATCGTATTCGACACCGAACTCACCGGGCTCAACCCGAGGAGAGACGAGATAGTCTCCATCGGCGCTATCATGGTAGAAAACCTTCGTATCATTCCGGATCAAAGCTTCTATTCCATTATCCGGCCGGAGGGAATTGGGAAGGCTTCCACAGCGACTTTCATCCACCGGATAACCCCGGAAAACCTCACTGACGCCCCACCCCTCAAGGATGTTCTGAACAAATTCCTGAAGTTCTGCGGGAATTCAATTTTGGTAGGACATCAACTTCAGATTGACAGACCATTTATTCTCAGGGCCTGTAAACAGGTGGCCGGATATCCTATGACAAACGCCTTTGTAGATACGATCCAATTAGCCAGACTCTGCCGAACGAAGCTCTTTCAGAGCGAGTCAAATATGCCACATAAAGATACGTCGTACAACCTGGGTTTTCTGGCGCGACGCCTCGGACTACCTTTGTTCCGTAGTCATGACGCCCTGGGGGACGCTCTACAGACTTCCTATCTTCTATTGAAACTACTTTGCCTCTTGAAAACTGAGGGTATTTCAACATGTAGAGAGCTGTGTGTGCTGGGCAGCCCGACGTGGTTCCAATCGTGCCGTTACAGATGGGGAATGAAAAGTGACTGA
- a CDS encoding tetratricopeptide repeat protein, with protein sequence MDAVTYPDPKTVDFVDARLIPLRIPSDDKLAGEFKIKWTPTLITLDENGEEHHRSVGFLKPEEFQAVSLLGIGKAYFETGDFEAAIRNFKEVIERHSSSKSAPESVYLMGVSLYKSTGQASHLRDAYETLIKSYPGSDWADRADPYKLIG encoded by the coding sequence ATGGATGCAGTTACGTATCCAGACCCTAAGACGGTAGATTTTGTAGACGCCCGGTTAATTCCACTCCGTATACCTTCAGATGACAAGCTCGCCGGTGAATTCAAGATAAAATGGACCCCAACATTAATAACGCTCGATGAAAACGGCGAAGAACATCATAGATCAGTTGGATTTCTTAAGCCGGAAGAGTTTCAGGCCGTATCTCTTCTAGGCATTGGAAAAGCGTATTTTGAAACTGGTGATTTTGAGGCGGCTATCCGAAACTTTAAAGAGGTTATAGAGCGACATTCTTCCAGCAAATCAGCGCCGGAAAGTGTTTACTTGATGGGGGTATCACTATATAAGAGCACCGGACAGGCTTCTCATCTCAGGGACGCTTATGAAACCCTGATCAAATCGTACCCCGGCAGCGATTGGGCAGATAGAGCTGATCCTTACAAACTGATCGGTTGA
- a CDS encoding DUF3458 domain-containing protein, with protein sequence MTSKPYKYVREDFPPLPLRLNHMDLYVNFLDAYVEVSNILWISALRELDTIELDARDLEIIDISWEKPPSGYHDINPKFEYHRDINKIIVIPDGSIRGEETFKLKTVTRCVPSDNILEGIYRDVTPVGAPQQFISQCQQWGFQRIAPVFDDCRAKCSMRTTIEADSRYTHLISNGTIDRKTNPDGRPILKPGEPARKIITYQNDIPMAPYLFIVCAGTWDELVDHVTFNSGKKARLEYLTPPGRTQGATIPMRILKQSVLWVAQTQNYEYTSDVYRTICMTKSNFGGMENVGNTTIVTDAALIDEHTLDTSLLYAHAVIVHEYEHNQCGSETTMETPFDVWLNEAYTVDVERRFLEDIFDPTFIRLNQVDSIRNPLLGPLAIEDTGKAGIIVREGFNDPDELIDSVTYVKAAEVIRMLRLILGKGTFQESKELYFTRYRNSNANTDQFFECFEKVSGRDLGQFKRCWLHRIGYPKVTVKNCYDSENKRYSMIFSQEKDDAANEPFHMPVQVALVDNEGRSIPGTERIFEFRNDRSELAFEDIKNEPAFASVNRDYSFYGVCRVMDETPESLILQTRLDDNLFNRIEAFRRFTDIQRVRLLNDPKSEIDTIWLDIFGELLSDNSMATSTKAFFLRIDEQPMDRDYSSWHRELIETRERLIGTVNNAFRGELVKQFDALDTYREQSSPRDGIEDRILKQTLLEQIVVDDSSESHDVIRNHYRRATSATDRMGALLAVNRSSMPERLDILEQVYMNWRGHVSAYANYLRIVAAGWGDDVFQMIENERNRASFDITNPTWARALFLTMTANTKKIWTDAGVDWAAGTIIELAPINTYVASRLLNVFQDCDRMRQNLKPQVEKALLDIIDKVSENISPTVNRQAHSYLPLHGD encoded by the coding sequence TTGACCTCAAAGCCATACAAATACGTTCGGGAAGACTTCCCACCATTGCCTCTCAGGCTCAACCATATGGATCTTTACGTCAATTTTCTCGACGCGTATGTCGAGGTGTCCAATATCCTATGGATTTCGGCGCTTCGTGAGCTTGACACAATAGAACTGGACGCTCGTGATCTGGAAATAATCGACATTTCATGGGAAAAGCCGCCTAGTGGGTACCACGACATAAACCCAAAGTTTGAATATCATCGTGACATAAACAAAATTATTGTTATCCCTGACGGGTCTATTAGAGGTGAAGAAACTTTCAAACTTAAAACCGTGACAAGATGCGTTCCTTCAGACAATATTTTGGAGGGAATTTACAGAGACGTCACGCCGGTAGGAGCCCCCCAGCAATTCATATCCCAGTGCCAGCAGTGGGGATTTCAGCGGATCGCGCCAGTTTTCGACGATTGCAGAGCCAAGTGCTCAATGAGGACTACCATTGAGGCTGATTCACGCTATACACACCTTATATCCAATGGAACCATAGATCGGAAAACCAATCCTGACGGGCGCCCAATTCTGAAACCCGGGGAGCCTGCTCGAAAAATCATTACATACCAAAACGACATTCCTATGGCGCCATATCTCTTTATCGTTTGCGCCGGAACATGGGATGAACTGGTCGATCATGTGACGTTCAATTCAGGTAAAAAGGCTCGACTGGAGTATCTGACACCACCAGGCCGAACTCAGGGCGCAACGATTCCGATGCGAATACTCAAGCAATCAGTCCTGTGGGTCGCTCAAACCCAGAACTATGAGTATACGTCGGATGTTTACAGAACCATTTGCATGACAAAGTCAAATTTCGGAGGAATGGAAAATGTGGGAAACACCACTATTGTCACGGACGCCGCTCTCATCGACGAACATACCCTCGACACCTCTTTGCTATATGCGCATGCGGTTATTGTTCACGAATACGAGCATAACCAGTGTGGCAGCGAAACGACTATGGAGACTCCTTTTGACGTGTGGTTGAACGAAGCCTATACGGTGGATGTCGAAAGACGCTTCCTCGAAGACATCTTTGACCCCACTTTTATCCGTTTGAACCAGGTGGATTCTATTAGAAATCCCCTCTTGGGGCCTCTTGCTATCGAAGACACCGGCAAGGCGGGGATAATAGTGAGGGAAGGATTTAACGACCCTGATGAACTTATCGACAGTGTGACTTATGTCAAGGCCGCTGAAGTAATCCGCATGCTCAGGCTGATTTTGGGGAAAGGAACTTTTCAGGAGTCCAAGGAGCTATATTTCACGAGGTACAGGAATTCCAACGCAAATACTGATCAGTTCTTTGAGTGTTTTGAAAAGGTTTCAGGAAGGGACCTGGGCCAATTCAAGAGATGCTGGTTGCACCGTATCGGATATCCCAAGGTAACGGTCAAGAATTGTTATGATTCTGAAAACAAGCGCTATTCGATGATTTTTTCTCAAGAGAAGGATGACGCTGCAAACGAGCCTTTCCACATGCCGGTGCAGGTTGCCCTGGTCGACAATGAAGGACGCTCCATCCCGGGGACGGAGAGAATCTTTGAGTTCCGTAATGACAGATCTGAACTAGCCTTTGAGGACATTAAAAACGAACCGGCCTTTGCGTCTGTAAACAGGGACTATTCTTTTTATGGGGTTTGTCGCGTAATGGACGAAACCCCCGAATCCTTAATATTACAGACCCGACTGGACGATAATCTCTTTAACAGGATAGAAGCGTTTAGAAGGTTTACAGATATACAGAGAGTCAGACTTCTGAATGACCCGAAATCAGAAATTGACACCATCTGGCTGGACATTTTTGGGGAGCTTCTTTCTGACAATAGCATGGCCACTTCCACAAAGGCCTTTTTCCTCAGAATCGATGAACAGCCCATGGACAGAGATTACTCAAGCTGGCACAGGGAATTGATAGAAACCAGGGAAAGACTTATTGGGACTGTCAATAATGCGTTCAGGGGGGAACTCGTAAAACAGTTCGACGCTCTTGACACTTACAGGGAACAATCTTCCCCGAGAGACGGAATTGAAGACAGGATTCTGAAACAGACTCTTCTGGAACAGATAGTCGTGGACGATTCCTCAGAAAGTCATGATGTCATAAGGAACCACTATCGCAGGGCTACGTCAGCGACTGACAGAATGGGGGCGCTACTGGCGGTCAATCGTTCCTCAATGCCTGAGCGACTGGATATCCTCGAACAGGTTTATATGAATTGGCGAGGACATGTGAGCGCATACGCCAATTATCTCAGGATTGTGGCAGCCGGTTGGGGAGACGATGTTTTCCAGATGATAGAAAACGAACGAAACCGGGCGTCATTCGACATTACCAATCCTACCTGGGCAAGGGCTCTATTCCTGACGATGACAGCGAATACAAAAAAGATCTGGACGGACGCAGGCGTGGACTGGGCAGCGGGAACCATCATTGAACTGGCCCCTATCAACACCTATGTGGCTTCCAGGCTCCTGAACGTATTCCAGGATTGCGACAGGATGAGACAAAATCTGAAGCCGCAAGTAGAAAAGGCGCTACTCGATATAATCGACAAGGTTTCTGAAAACATCAGCCCCACAGTAAACAGGCAGGCTCACTCATATTTGCCCCTACATGGTGATTAG
- a CDS encoding helix-turn-helix domain-containing protein — MSLGQKQRVASGVSQLDRLLGGLFIGDNVVWHDDAGSLASVFCLNFIQASESQGKPVIYVSFDRSPRNLLEKLGSLAENPLLTILDCFTWGKGSGSDVFLRFYYDSKTDWPCRIIRVDEPRNPQQVMDTLYGVHASMEGDVRLVFESITGMQEVWGGEDSILSFYTHSCPRLYELNTVAYWIMEKNAHSPKLRAQINQIAQVAIELSIKRGATSLTMLKAEERSFENLHRPYTYWTKDLNVRFEEERRTSGRIELGLRLKDVRTKRGLSQTELSKLVGVTPSTISQVESNLIYPSLPALLKMAEVLSVDVSYFFQDRVDVARRIVFSSSEALEIKLPDMPDGLVEAKLLTPIDFDGQAEPYMIEISPEAKLTCHFFIHKGEEVGYLLSGRLQMVVEKAVYKLRSGDVIYLTSEMPNQWINPGPGVAKLIWLKLK; from the coding sequence ATGTCCCTGGGCCAAAAGCAGCGTGTTGCCTCAGGCGTCAGCCAGTTGGACCGCCTCCTTGGGGGGTTGTTTATAGGAGATAATGTCGTTTGGCATGACGACGCCGGGAGCCTGGCCTCAGTTTTTTGTCTGAATTTTATTCAGGCCTCCGAATCACAGGGTAAACCGGTAATTTATGTTAGCTTCGATAGATCTCCCCGAAATCTTCTGGAAAAATTGGGGTCATTGGCTGAAAATCCGCTGTTAACCATACTTGATTGTTTCACTTGGGGAAAGGGTTCGGGGTCAGATGTTTTTCTGAGGTTTTATTATGACAGCAAGACGGATTGGCCCTGTCGTATAATTCGTGTCGATGAGCCGAGGAATCCTCAGCAGGTCATGGACACTCTTTACGGGGTTCACGCCTCTATGGAAGGCGATGTGAGGCTCGTTTTTGAAAGTATCACTGGGATGCAGGAAGTCTGGGGTGGAGAAGATAGCATCCTCAGTTTCTACACGCATTCATGCCCGAGGCTTTATGAGTTAAACACGGTGGCTTACTGGATAATGGAGAAGAACGCCCATTCTCCAAAGCTCCGCGCCCAAATCAACCAGATAGCCCAGGTAGCGATAGAGTTATCAATTAAGCGCGGAGCCACCTCTCTGACCATGCTCAAGGCGGAGGAGCGAAGTTTCGAAAACCTGCATAGACCTTACACCTATTGGACCAAAGATTTAAACGTAAGGTTCGAAGAGGAACGCAGGACTTCAGGCCGAATAGAATTGGGGCTCAGACTGAAAGATGTGAGAACCAAGAGGGGGCTATCCCAGACAGAATTGTCAAAACTTGTCGGAGTTACTCCGAGCACTATTTCTCAAGTGGAAAGCAATCTTATTTATCCTTCCTTACCAGCGCTATTAAAAATGGCGGAAGTCCTTTCAGTGGATGTCAGTTATTTTTTTCAGGATCGTGTGGACGTGGCTAGGAGAATCGTGTTCTCGTCTTCGGAAGCCCTGGAAATAAAGCTTCCTGACATGCCGGATGGGCTTGTGGAGGCAAAGCTCCTAACGCCAATTGATTTTGATGGTCAGGCCGAACCTTACATGATCGAAATTTCTCCTGAAGCAAAACTGACATGCCACTTTTTCATCCATAAAGGTGAAGAAGTCGGGTACTTGCTTTCAGGTCGTTTGCAAATGGTGGTCGAGAAAGCGGTGTACAAACTCAGGTCTGGTGACGTCATATATCTTACTTCGGAAATGCCCAACCAATGGATTAATCCCGGCCCGGGAGTAGCCAAACTCATCTGGTTAAAATTAAAATAA
- a CDS encoding alcohol dehydrogenase catalytic domain-containing protein, whose protein sequence is MKALFFNGSNLELTERPTPDIRSGESLVRVLVAGICRTDIEIMKGYMNFAGILGHEFVGEIVKSDDSSMIGKRVVGEINAGCGKCDFCRKGLERHCADRTTLGIAGRDGAFAEYLTLPTSNLVEVPDSVSNEKAVFVEPLAAAVEILEQIHLAPASRVLIIGDGRLSALTFLVLRLTGSELTVLSKHHEKKKFFDSMGARVMSVEETQNKKREFDFVVEASGSPSGWITATELVKPRGTIVLKSTYHGKAQFDSSILVINEISVVGSRCGQFKPALRILNMGLADPSSLISGSFTLDNYRRAFEQADSKEAFKTLITM, encoded by the coding sequence ATGAAAGCCCTGTTCTTTAATGGATCGAATCTAGAGTTGACGGAAAGACCTACTCCTGACATCCGAAGCGGCGAGTCACTGGTCCGGGTCCTGGTGGCCGGGATTTGTCGAACCGACATTGAGATAATGAAGGGGTACATGAATTTCGCCGGGATACTGGGTCACGAATTTGTCGGAGAAATCGTGAAATCGGATGATTCATCCATGATTGGAAAGCGAGTAGTAGGAGAAATTAACGCCGGCTGCGGGAAATGTGATTTCTGCCGGAAGGGTCTCGAAAGACATTGCGCCGATCGGACGACGCTTGGCATTGCTGGTCGTGATGGAGCCTTCGCCGAATATCTAACGTTACCTACGTCGAATCTGGTTGAAGTTCCTGATTCGGTGTCTAACGAAAAAGCTGTATTTGTAGAGCCCTTGGCGGCTGCCGTTGAGATCCTTGAGCAAATCCACCTGGCCCCAGCCTCTCGGGTTCTGATCATAGGCGATGGCCGGTTATCTGCTCTGACCTTCCTGGTTCTGCGTCTTACAGGATCTGAGTTGACCGTGCTGTCAAAGCATCATGAAAAGAAAAAATTCTTCGACAGTATGGGGGCCAGGGTAATGTCGGTCGAAGAGACACAAAACAAAAAACGGGAGTTTGATTTTGTCGTAGAAGCCTCGGGTAGTCCCTCCGGGTGGATCACTGCGACGGAACTGGTCAAACCCAGAGGAACCATAGTTCTCAAAAGCACTTACCACGGGAAGGCTCAATTCGATTCGTCAATCCTTGTTATTAATGAAATCTCGGTCGTGGGTTCACGCTGCGGCCAGTTTAAACCTGCCTTGAGAATTCTTAATATGGGCTTGGCGGACCCTTCTTCCCTGATCTCCGGCTCATTCACCCTTGACAATTATCGAAGAGCTTTTGAACAGGCGGATTCGAAAGAGGCCTTCAAAACGCTAATCACCATGTAG
- a CDS encoding glycosyltransferase produces MERDPRVSIVLATYNERENILDTISSIFEHVKDSVEVIVVDDDSSDMTWKLVEEHNDPRVKLIRRVETRGLASAFNRGIIESRGEIVGWMDADMCMPPSLLPEMIKKLDEYDIVVGSRYAPGGIDDRALLRVASSRLINGLATKVLGFGIKDYDSGFVVLKRSVFDKVSIIPTGYGAYFMEFIYTCRKKGLTVYELPYVFRDRAKGVSKSAPSILKFFRTGMQYVSRIFTARLRKID; encoded by the coding sequence GTGGAAAGAGATCCTCGGGTCTCAATTGTCCTGGCGACGTACAACGAGAGAGAAAATATTCTCGACACGATATCCAGCATTTTCGAACACGTTAAAGATTCGGTTGAAGTTATAGTGGTGGATGATGATTCCTCGGACATGACCTGGAAGCTCGTTGAGGAGCACAATGACCCCCGCGTGAAACTTATTCGTCGTGTGGAAACGCGTGGTCTGGCCTCCGCCTTTAACAGAGGCATAATAGAGTCAAGAGGAGAAATTGTCGGATGGATGGACGCCGACATGTGTATGCCCCCATCCCTTCTGCCTGAAATGATTAAGAAGCTTGATGAATATGACATAGTGGTTGGATCGAGGTACGCCCCCGGAGGCATTGACGACCGAGCGCTTCTGCGGGTGGCTTCAAGTAGGCTCATCAACGGCCTTGCAACAAAGGTGCTTGGATTTGGCATCAAGGATTATGACAGCGGATTCGTGGTTCTAAAAAGATCAGTATTTGACAAGGTCTCGATAATTCCTACAGGATATGGCGCTTACTTTATGGAGTTTATCTACACCTGCCGAAAAAAAGGACTTACGGTTTATGAACTTCCGTACGTGTTCCGCGACAGGGCCAAGGGTGTTTCCAAGTCAGCGCCGAGTATACTGAAGTTTTTCAGGACCGGAATGCAATATGTTTCCCGCATCTTTACCGCTAGATTGAGGAAGATTGACTGA
- a CDS encoding sodium:solute symporter family protein has product MAEGLLLKIVLTIIYVLITLYLGYRGWKETKVAKDYLLAGRGMGSFVMAMSYGATFISTSAIIGFGGAAALFGFSLLWLTFLNIFVGIFIAFVVFGTRVRRMGLALDAHTFPELIGRRYRSPFLQGFAGLIIFLFLPVYAGAVLIGLARLLEVYLGVNYNAALIGCSFIIAMYVMTGGLKAVMYTDAFQGTLMFVVMAIFLVGTYWMLGGIIPAHTALTDLVSQYPESLKKAGMIGWTQGAVPFSPIWLTIYTTIVLGVGIGVLAQPQLSVRFMTIKSEQQLKKAVSFGGIFILCMTGVAFVVGALTNVVFWQHPVLEKVVDGVTKAVPAISVAVAGGNIDKIIPMYIEKMWPSWFSTLFVLGMFAAAMSTLSAQYHAGGTSFGRDFYEKYLLGRGDTMMVTRIGVALTIVLTLLWGLVLPGSIIAIATAFFFGLCSSSFLPVLILGLYWRGMTRTGAVCSMVGGFLISSLYALFIHQKESVAIGLTKALFGVDTIVSTFPPMSWPWKMQFVDQNVIAMPLALIIAVLVSLMSPKMDKAYVDRCWINFKK; this is encoded by the coding sequence ATGGCTGAAGGACTTTTGTTGAAGATAGTGTTGACCATTATTTACGTGCTGATCACTCTTTATCTCGGATATAGGGGCTGGAAGGAAACCAAGGTCGCGAAAGATTATTTGCTCGCCGGTAGAGGCATGGGATCATTCGTTATGGCCATGTCCTACGGCGCGACTTTTATCAGCACATCGGCAATCATCGGTTTCGGAGGGGCGGCGGCCCTTTTCGGTTTCTCACTTCTCTGGTTAACTTTTCTAAATATTTTTGTCGGAATTTTCATAGCGTTCGTTGTTTTTGGCACCAGGGTGCGTCGTATGGGACTGGCTCTTGACGCTCACACCTTCCCCGAGCTGATTGGACGACGTTATCGCTCACCGTTCTTGCAGGGATTTGCAGGGCTTATCATTTTTCTTTTCCTGCCTGTTTACGCGGGCGCTGTCTTGATTGGTCTTGCGCGTCTCCTGGAAGTATATTTGGGAGTGAATTATAACGCCGCTTTGATCGGGTGTTCTTTCATCATTGCAATGTACGTGATGACAGGCGGGCTTAAGGCCGTCATGTACACTGACGCGTTCCAGGGAACACTGATGTTCGTCGTTATGGCGATATTCCTGGTTGGGACTTACTGGATGTTGGGAGGGATAATACCTGCCCACACTGCCCTTACCGACCTTGTGTCCCAGTACCCGGAAAGTCTGAAAAAAGCTGGTATGATCGGCTGGACTCAGGGGGCGGTTCCATTCAGCCCGATCTGGCTCACGATTTACACCACCATCGTGCTTGGCGTTGGAATTGGAGTGTTGGCGCAACCCCAGCTATCCGTTCGTTTCATGACCATTAAGTCTGAACAGCAGTTAAAAAAAGCTGTCAGTTTCGGCGGTATCTTCATCCTTTGCATGACTGGTGTGGCCTTTGTAGTTGGGGCCCTGACCAACGTGGTTTTCTGGCAACACCCTGTGCTTGAAAAAGTCGTGGATGGAGTGACCAAGGCTGTCCCCGCGATTTCGGTGGCAGTGGCGGGCGGCAATATAGACAAGATCATTCCAATGTATATTGAAAAGATGTGGCCGTCCTGGTTCAGCACGCTGTTCGTCCTCGGTATGTTCGCCGCGGCAATGTCAACATTGAGCGCCCAGTATCACGCTGGTGGCACATCATTCGGTCGAGACTTTTATGAAAAATATCTTCTCGGCAGAGGCGACACAATGATGGTTACTCGTATCGGCGTCGCCCTAACCATCGTGCTCACCCTGCTGTGGGGACTCGTCCTTCCTGGAAGCATCATCGCCATAGCCACCGCATTTTTCTTCGGGCTCTGTTCATCATCATTCCTGCCTGTTTTGATCCTGGGGCTTTACTGGAGAGGAATGACCAGAACAGGCGCGGTCTGTAGCATGGTTGGCGGTTTTTTGATCAGTTCCTTATACGCCCTGTTCATTCACCAGAAGGAATCTGTCGCTATCGGCCTGACCAAAGCCCTTTTTGGTGTTGATACCATTGTGTCTACATTCCCTCCAATGAGCTGGCCATGGAAAATGCAGTTTGTTGATCAAAACGTCATCGCCATGCCCTTGGCGCTCATTATCGCAGTGCTTGTAAGCCTCATGTCCCCCAAGATGGACAAGGCTTATGTTGACCGCTGTTGGATAAACTTCAAGAAGTAA
- a CDS encoding DegT/DnrJ/EryC1/StrS family aminotransferase, whose protein sequence is MIPVCEPALDGRERQYVSDCLETTWISSAGKYINMFEEKFAEYCGARHGVACSSGTTAIHLAMEALGIGHGDEVIIPDFTLIVSANMVILPGARPVLVDVDRRTWCIDPRLIEEKITPRTKAIMAVHMYGHPCDMDAIMKIARKRNLFVIEDCAEAHGAEVNGAKVGAIGDVSCFSFYGNKILTTGEGGMVVCNDDDIAKRLRLLCNQGFQEPRFVHNVMGFNYRLTNVQAAIGLAQTEMVEQKVEKKRWIGARYNELLSGWPHLTLPVEEPWAKNVYWMYGVVINDSFGLSKEQLMARLREKGVDTRAFFCPMSLQPVFKGSDHRFPDITGNYPVSVDLWNRGLYLPSGLPLTEEQIQTVVEKVKECKP, encoded by the coding sequence ATGATACCTGTATGCGAACCAGCGCTTGACGGTCGTGAACGGCAATACGTGAGCGACTGCCTGGAAACAACATGGATTTCCTCGGCCGGAAAATACATAAACATGTTCGAAGAAAAATTCGCTGAATATTGCGGCGCTCGCCACGGTGTCGCCTGCAGCAGCGGCACAACAGCGATTCATTTGGCCATGGAGGCCCTTGGAATAGGTCACGGAGATGAGGTTATAATACCCGATTTTACTCTCATCGTATCAGCGAATATGGTCATCTTGCCTGGGGCCAGGCCGGTATTGGTTGATGTGGACAGGAGAACCTGGTGTATTGATCCAAGACTTATTGAGGAAAAGATAACCCCTCGCACCAAGGCTATCATGGCAGTCCACATGTACGGCCATCCATGCGACATGGACGCTATCATGAAAATAGCCAGGAAACGAAATCTGTTTGTCATAGAAGACTGCGCAGAGGCCCACGGGGCTGAGGTTAATGGCGCAAAAGTCGGCGCCATCGGTGATGTTTCCTGTTTCAGCTTCTATGGCAACAAAATACTCACCACCGGTGAAGGCGGTATGGTCGTCTGTAACGATGATGATATTGCCAAGCGTCTAAGACTTCTCTGCAACCAGGGTTTCCAGGAGCCACGATTCGTTCACAACGTTATGGGGTTCAATTACCGCCTGACCAATGTACAAGCGGCAATCGGCTTGGCTCAAACCGAGATGGTCGAACAGAAAGTCGAAAAGAAGCGTTGGATCGGCGCTCGTTACAATGAACTTTTGTCTGGGTGGCCGCATCTGACATTACCCGTCGAAGAGCCCTGGGCGAAAAATGTTTACTGGATGTACGGCGTGGTCATAAACGACAGCTTCGGACTGTCCAAAGAACAGTTGATGGCCAGGTTACGGGAAAAAGGTGTAGATACAAGGGCGTTTTTCTGTCCGATGTCTTTGCAACCGGTATTCAAAGGTTCCGATCATCGATTCCCGGATATAACCGGAAACTATCCCGTGTCGGTCGACCTTTGGAATCGGGGGCTTTATTTGCCTTCCGGGTTGCCGTTGACAGAAGAGCAGATTCAAACTGTCGTGGAAAAAGTTAAAGAGTGTAAACCCTGA
- a CDS encoding cupin domain-containing protein, whose protein sequence is MRLALAYRVDENYAPGNTESQRTFFERLGAALEKRQHSVEIYALQTGSSVIGPASAQPGSLVSIAEVGELANLFRKANDYDLLHIHGSMSAGFFSGLTDTPVLLSLAPSSSVDPLSLLDNCGERTYLIWTENSDAPDHPRFLGVVRYGSESIAEDYLNVYKKILAMYHREDHRPWGYYQVLSDLENHKVKRIVVYPGKRLSLQRHGKRSEHWVMISGGGLVTLDDQEILVELGQSVDIPVGVKHRILNPGPDLAVFVEIQMGAYFGEDDIERFEDDFGRV, encoded by the coding sequence ATGAGACTAGCTCTTGCATACAGGGTTGACGAAAACTACGCTCCGGGAAACACCGAATCTCAAAGGACTTTTTTTGAGAGGCTCGGCGCCGCGCTTGAAAAAAGACAACATTCGGTAGAAATATACGCTTTGCAAACTGGATCATCTGTTATCGGGCCCGCTTCGGCACAGCCTGGCTCTCTAGTCTCCATTGCGGAGGTTGGAGAACTGGCGAATTTGTTCCGGAAAGCTAATGATTACGATCTGCTCCACATTCATGGATCAATGTCCGCTGGTTTTTTTTCGGGGCTAACCGACACTCCGGTGCTGTTGAGCCTTGCCCCCAGCTCAAGCGTTGATCCGCTTTCACTCCTGGATAATTGCGGAGAGCGGACATATCTCATCTGGACGGAGAACAGCGACGCCCCCGATCATCCCAGGTTTCTCGGTGTTGTCCGATACGGTAGTGAGAGCATTGCTGAGGACTATCTGAATGTCTACAAAAAAATCCTGGCGATGTACCATCGAGAGGATCATCGGCCGTGGGGATATTATCAAGTCCTGTCGGACCTGGAGAATCACAAGGTTAAGCGAATAGTGGTTTACCCTGGGAAAAGACTGAGTCTGCAACGCCACGGAAAAAGATCCGAACATTGGGTCATGATTAGTGGAGGCGGTCTGGTAACTCTTGACGACCAAGAGATATTAGTGGAGCTAGGTCAGTCTGTTGATATACCAGTAGGGGTAAAGCACAGGATTCTTAACCCTGGTCCCGATCTGGCAGTATTTGTAGAAATACAGATGGGCGCTTATTTTGGTGAAGATGACATCGAGAGATTTGAAGATGATTTTGGTAGGGTCTAG